From the Sphingobium sp. RAC03 genome, the window CCGTCGTGGCACGCGGCATGGGCCGCCCCTGCGTCTCCGGCGCGGGCGGCATCTCGATCGACAGCAAGGCGAAAGTCCTGCGCATCGGCGGCCGTGAATTGAAGGAGGGCGATATCCTCACCCTCGACGGGTCGACCGGCGAAGTCATGGCGGGCGAAGTGCCCACCGTGCAGCCCGAACTGGCGGGCGACTTCGGCACGTTGATGGTCTGGGCCGACAAGGTGCGCCGCCTCAAGGTCCGCGCCAACGCGGAAACGCCGCAGGACTGCAAGGTCGCGCGCGAATTCGGCGCGGAAGGCGTGGGCCTCTGCCGCACCGAACATATGTTCTTCGACGCGGCCCGCATCACCGCCGTCCGCGAAATGATCCTGGCCGACAGCGAGAAGGGCCGCCGCGTCGCATTGGAACGACTGCTGCCCGAACAGCGTGACGATTTCGCACAGATCTTCATGGTCATGGCGGGCCTGCCCGTCACCATCCGCCTGCTCGACCCGCCGCTGCACGAATTCCTGCCCCATGCCGAAGCGGAGTTCGAGGAAGTGGCCAAGGCGGCAGGCGTGTCTGTGGACGTGCTCAAGCGCCGCGCCAACGAACTGCATGAATTCAACCCGATGCTCGGCCATCGCGGTTGCCGCCTGGGCGTCACCTATCCCGAAATCTACGAGATGCAGGCGCGTGCGATCTTCGAAGCGGCCTTGATCGTCAAGCAGCGCGGCGGCGAAGCGCCGATCCCCGAAGTCATGATCCCACTCGTTGCGACCCGCAAGGAACTGGAACTAATGAAGGCGATCGTCGATCGCGTCGCCGCCGAAGTCTTCGCTGAACAGGGCGACAGCGTCGAATATCTTGTCGGCACGATGATCGAACTGCCCCGCGCCGCGCTTAAGGCAGGCGAGATCGCGGAAGTCGGCGAATTTTTCTCCTTCGGCACCAACGATCTGACCCAGACCACCATCGGCATCAGCCGCGACGATGCGGGCCGTTTCCTCGGCACCTATGTCGACAAGGGCATTTTCGCGCGCGATCCCTTCGTCAGCATCGACGTTGAAGGCGTGGGTGAACTGATCCAGCTCGCCGCAGAACGTGGGCGCAAGACGCGCCCCGGCATCAAGCTCGGCATTTGCGGCGAACATGGCGGCGATCCGGCCTCGATTGCCTTCTGCGAGGAGACAGGCCTCGATTATGTTTCCGCCTCGCCCTATCGCGTGCCGATCGCCCGGCTGGCAGCGGCGCAGGCCGCGCTGGCAAAGAAGGCATAAGAAAAGGGCGGGGAGCAATCCCCGCCCTTTCTCTTTGTCGTCGGAGCCTGGGCTTAGAGCATGATGACTTTGAGTCGCATCACTCCGTTCGCCCTGAGTAGGGGCTGAGCTTGTCGAAGACCCGTATCGAAGGGTCGGTTGCGCTTATATCCTTCGATATGCCATTTGCCCTTCGGTCGTCTGCGACTCCGACTTCGCTCAATGCCTGTCCTTGCATATTGGGGTTGGCATTTATTTCAGCCTTGGTTGAATTGGTGCCGACCTGTCTGGGGTCATGACCCCGGACAGGTCGGAGCGGATAGGCTGTGCCTGTCCTTGGGCATAAAGCTCGCGATCCTCAGCAAAGCCGTCCGCTCCATCCATGATCGTCTCGAACGGTTGCCTGAGCCTTGAGCTCGTATGCAAGGTGGAGAAACATGATGTCGAACCAATATGTTGCCGTCGATGTATCTAAGGCGGCACTCGATATTGCCTTACCGGGGGCTAACGGGGTTTGGCGCCGTACCAATTCGGTGGCGGGGATCGCGGCTTTAAGAAGGCGGCTCGCGACCCTTGAACATCCCCATATCGTCTGCGAGGCAACGGGCCGCTATGGCCGGTTGCTCGCTCGCCAGATGGGAGCGGCGGGGATCGCCATGAGCATCGTCAATCCCAGGCAAGTGCGGGATTTTGCTAGAGCGAGCGGTCAACTCGCCAAAACCGATGCGCTTGACGCTGGCATCATCCTACGCTTCGCTGACGCCATGCAGCCCGCCAGAACACCGCCAACACCTGAAAATCAGGCTCGCCTTGCCGAGCAAGTGCGCAGAAGGCGGCAACTGGTCGGTATGCTGGTTACCGAAAAGCAGCGTCTGTCCGGCCTCGATGACGCCGAAACGCTGGCTTCGATCCGCGAGCACATTGCCTTCCTGCAAGGACAAATCGGCCAGTGCGATGCGCGCATAACGGCTGAAATCGCGGCTGATGCCACGCTCGCGCGCAAAGCTATGCTGCTGGAGTCTATTCCAGGCATCGGCGCCACGACAGCGGCAGTGCTGATCGCCGAACTCCCCGAACTTGGTATCGCTGACAAAAAGCAGATCGCAGCCCTTGCCGGCATCGCTCCCATGAACCGTGACAGCGGCCAGTGGCGCGGTCAGG encodes:
- a CDS encoding IS110 family transposase, which codes for MMSNQYVAVDVSKAALDIALPGANGVWRRTNSVAGIAALRRRLATLEHPHIVCEATGRYGRLLARQMGAAGIAMSIVNPRQVRDFARASGQLAKTDALDAGIILRFADAMQPARTPPTPENQARLAEQVRRRRQLVGMLVTEKQRLSGLDDAETLASIREHIAFLQGQIGQCDARITAEIAADATLARKAMLLESIPGIGATTAAVLIAELPELGIADKKQIAALAGIAPMNRDSGQWRGQAHITGGRLSVRCALYMATLPAIRFNPTIRDFYQHLRAGGKAPKVAITAAMRKLLIIANAIVQQDKPWANLA